A genomic window from Triticum aestivum cultivar Chinese Spring unplaced genomic scaffold, IWGSC CS RefSeq v2.1 scaffold27977, whole genome shotgun sequence includes:
- the LOC123172980 gene encoding uncharacterized protein, protein MGSLFSSTAGGDGGAAAFDYANPPPGSRMSKEDTVAFRISQLVDVALEHYNSNNPGAEFEYPEYPPTTEMNAVCVGFRGTFWYHLGFSARPVDTTAETQHFFAELYFDRRWCQIAVETCTILEKPLCRFRASCAFCPDESNILHPSSADFFCGKQDHEKEFFRKRDMLVRPFNSFMTPPDIDSTDDP, encoded by the exons ATGGGTTCCTTATTCTCTTCCActgccggcggcgacggcggcgccgctGCCTTTGATTACGCCAACCCTCCCCCAGGCAGCCGTATGTCAAAAGA AGATACCGTCGCCTTCCGAATTTCTCAGCTTGTCGACGTCGCCCTTGAACATTACAACTCCAACAACCCA GGTGCCGAGTTCGAGTATCCTGAGTATCCTCCCACCACGGAGATGAACGCCGTCTGCGTCGGTTTTAGGGGAACTTTCTGGTACCACCTCGGCTTTTCGGCTCGCCCAGTGGACACCACCGCCGAGACGCAACACTTCTTTgccgagctatattttgatagaCGCTGGTGCCAAATAGCCGTTGAAACATGCACTATCTTAG AAAAGCCGTTGTGCCGCTTTAGAGCCTCGTGTGCATTTTGTCCAGATGAATCCAATATCTTGCACCCAAGCAGTGCAGATTTTTTCTGTGGAAAACAAGATCACGAAAAAGAATTCTTTCGCAAGAGAGATATGCTAGTGCGGCCATTCAATTCTTTTATGACACCTCCTGATATAGATAGCACCGACGATCCATGA